The Pseudodesulfovibrio cashew genomic sequence CCACCCTGTTCGCCCGCTACAAGGGCGACCTGGACAGCCTGGTCGAGGGGGCCTCGGCCATCGACCGGTTACAGGACGGCGACACCGTGCTCATTGGAGAGGCGTGCTCGCATCACAACGTGGCGGACGACATAGGCCGGGTCAAAATCCCCCGCTGGATGTCCCAGTACACGGGCAGGGACCTGAATTTCGAAGTTTATTCCGGACACGACTTCCCGGAGGACCTGGAGCGATTCGCGCTGGTGGTCCATTGCGGGGCATGTATGCTGAACCGCACCGAGATGCTCCGGCGCATCACCGAATGCGCACGCCGAGGCCTGCCCGTCACCAACTACGGCGTGGCCATCTCCAAGCTCCAGGGGGTGTTGGACCGCGTGCTGCGGCCCTTTGGAATGGAAGAATCAAAATTCTGAGTTAGCGAGAAAGGGGCGGAGCGGAAAACACCGCGCCGCCCTTGCTTCACGCTCAGCCGTGGCTGTGGCCGTGACCGTCGCCGCCCCCATGGGCGTGATCCGCGTCGTGGCTGTGGGCCCCGTGGTCATGCACGTGCTCGCCGTCCGCGTCGTGCTCATGGCCGTGGCTGTGGGAATGGGTGTGCACATGGCTATGCTCATGGGTGTGGGTGGTGCCGCCCTCATGGGTATGCTCGTGCACGTGGGCATGTTCATGCTCATGTGCATGATCATGGCTTCCTTTCCCGCCATGGGCATGCTGATGGGCCACGCGATCCTTGCCGAGATTGCAACCGCAGTCCTTGCACATATTCGCTCTCCTGTGCTTTTTCGTTGGCCTTCCCTCTACTACAAACATACTCCGTTCCTCCTGCCCGACAACCCCCGCAAAAAATGAAAATCCCGTACTGCGGCGGGCATATGGAAGGTGCGGCAGTATGACCGCGTTGTCACGAACCCAGGCTTCGTCCACTCGGCAAACATCTCTTCCCCGGCCTCGTCTCCATCCGCTCCAGGCCACATTCAACTAGCTGTTAAAACAGTTTTTCTCTCTATTTAGTTTTATGATTATATCTTTCGTAATCGTTTATTGACACGTTTTTTTAATAGGTGCTATCAAATGCTAATCTTTCCCAAACCGGTATACAAAGAGAGGAGTTCATGCACGCTTTCCGCAAGATCTGCGCAGGCCGTTTCGCGCTGGCCGCCGCCATCGGGCTGCTGGCCCTGGCGACCCTGGCCGTAACCCCGGCTCTGGCCAAGGACACCCTGACCCTGGCCATCAAGGGCGAGCCGGACGACGGCTACGATCCTACCCTGGGCTGGGGCCGTTACGGCAACCCCCTGTTCCAATCCACCCTGCTCAAACGGGATGAGAACCTGAATATCGTCAACGACCTGGCAACCAGCGCGGAACTGTCCGCCGACGGACTGACCTGGAACGTGACCATCCGCGAGGACGCGAAATTTTCCGACGGCTCCCCGCTGACCGCCGAGGACGTGGCCTACACCTTCAACACCGCAGCCACCTCGAGCGGTAAGGTGGACCTGATCAACATGGACAAGGCCACGGCCATCGGCGACTACACCGTGCAACTCACCCTCAAAAAGCGTGACACGACCTTCATCAACAGGCTCGTCAGCCTAGGCATCGTGCCCAAGGCGGCGCACGGTCCCGGCTACGCCCGAAAGCCCATCGGCTCCGGCCCGTACCGGATGGTGGAATGGAACGAAGGGCAGCAGATGATCGCCGAGCGGAACCCTCATTATTACGGCGCGGAGCCCTTCTTCAAGCGGCTGGTCTTCCTGTTCACCGACGAGGACACCTCCTTCGCCGCTGCCAAGGCGGGCAAGGTGGACGTGGTCGTGGTCCCGCAGGTGCTGGCCGTGCAGACCATCCCGGGCATGGTTCTCCACCCGGTCAAGAGCGTGGACAACCGCGGGCTCATGTTCCCCTGTGTACCGAACACGGGCAAGGTCACGGACAAGGGCTCCCCAATCGGCAACGACGTTACCGCCGACCTGGCTATTCGCAAGGCAATCAACCTGTCCATCAACCGCCAGGTCCTGGTCAAAGGCGTGCTGGAAGGCTTCGGCCGCCCGGCCTACGGCCCCTGCGACGGTCTGCCCTGGGACAACCCCGCGAACTCGTTCAAGGATGCCGACCCGAAAGCGGCGCGCAAGATCCTGGCCGACGCAGGCTGGAAGGACACTGACGGCGACGGCATCGTCGACAAGGATGGAATCAAGGCCGAGTTCACCATCATCTACCCGGCTGATCGCGCCATCCGCCAGTACCTGGCCCTGGCCGTGGCCGACATGCTCAAGCCCATCGGCATTCACGCCGTGGTCGAAGGCAAACGCAGCTGGGACGAGATCAAGCACCTCATGCACTCCAGCGTCATCGTCTTCGGCTGGGGCGCCCATGACCCCATCGAAGTATATCAGCTCTATTCGAGCCACCACGCAGGCGACGGCTGGAACAACCCCGGCTACTACGTCAACGCCAAGGTGGACGAATACCTTGACGGCGCCATCTCCGCCGAAAGTTACGAGGCCTCCCTAAACTTGTGGAAGAAGGCGCAGTGGGACGGCAAGACCGGTTCCGACGTTCACGGCGATGCGCCCTGGGCCTGGCTGGTCAACCTGGAACACACCTACTTCATCAGCGAGCACCTGGACGTGGGCGTCTCGCAGGTGGAGCCCCACGGCCACGGCTGGCCCATCACGGCCAACATCCAGAAATGGACCTGGAAAGATTAACCCCTTTCGCTCCGGCGGCGCGGATATCCCCCGCCGCCGGAGCCGGGAAATGATATGCACGCCATCTCTCCATCTTTTTGCCTGGGCAGGCTGGGACGCCTCACGCTGATCCTGTCGCTGGTCTCGGTCCTGGCCTTCACCCTGGTTTCCCTGTCCCCGGTGGACCCGGTCTCCGCCTACATCGGCATTGACCGCATGCAGATCAGCATCGAGCAGGAACAGCGCATCATCGAGCGCTGGGGGCTGGACCGCCCTGCGCCCGAGCGCTTCTTCATCTGGGCGAAAAACGTCCTCACGGGCGACTTGGGCCGATCCATGATCTTCAATGAGCCCGTAACCAAAGTGATCGGCAAACGATTCGTCACTTCGCTGTGGCTCATGGCCTCGGCCTGGCTCCTGTCGGGTGTGCTCGGCTTCGTCCTCGGAGTAGTGGCGGGAACCAACCGCAACTCCCTGGCCGACAGGGTTATCCGCCTGTACAGCTACACCCTGGCCTCCACCCCGTCCTTCTGGCTGGGGCTGGTGCTTCTGGCGGTCTTCTCGGTTTCCCTTGGCTGGACGCCCATCTGCTGCGCCACTCCGCCAGGGGTGTCTCCCGACGACGCCTCGCTGTGGGAGCGACTGCACCACCTGATCCTTCCGGCCGCCACCTTGTCGGTGATCGGCGTGGCCCAGATCGCCCTGCACACCCGTGAAAAGACCATCGACGCCATGCACAGCGAATACGCCCTCTTCGCCCTGGCCCAGGGTGAATCCCGGACAGGCGTGGCATGGCGTCATGCGGTGCGCAATGTTGCCCTGCCCGCCGTTACCCTCCAGTTTGCCTCCCTGGGCGAACTGTTCGGCGGCTCGGTCCTGGCCGAGCAGGTCTTCTCCTATCCGGGGCTGGGCCGGGCAACGGTCGAGGCGGGCATCCGGGGCGACGTGCCCCTGCTGCTGGGCATCACCTTGTTCAGCGCCGTGTTCGTCTTCTCCGGCAACCTCATCGCCGACATCCTTTACGGGGTACTCGACCCGCGCATACGGATCGGTGCGGAGGAGGCGAAATGACCACCATTACCCGCAACCCTTCCCCGTCCGAACGACTCTACTTCATCGCCTGCCGGATGCGTCTCATGGACGGCAGGGGTCGTGCCGCCTGGGTCATCGGGCTTTGCCTGGCCTACTTCGCCGTGCTGGTTGCATCTTCCAGGTTCATGAGCGACTCGGGACTCACCACCGATTTCCTGCACAAGAAGTTGCCGCCCTGCCTGGAATATCCCTTCGGCACGGACTGGCTTGGCCGCGACATGCTGGTGCGCACGGTCAAGGGGCTGACCCGCAGCCTGGGCATCGGCCTGCTCGCCGCCACGGTCAGCTCCGTGGTCTCCGCCGTGCTCGGAACCCTGTCCGCCACCATGGGCAGACGAACCGACGCCGTGGTAACCACGCTCATCGACCTGATCATGGCCACCCCGCACTTGGTCCTGCTCATCCTGGTCTCGTTCGCCTGCGGCGGCGGGGCCACCGGGGTGATCATCGCGGTGGCCGTGTCCCACTGGACCCGGCTGGCGCGGATCATCAGGGCGGAAATCCTGCAACTCAAGCAGGCGGAATACATCATGGTCGCGCGCAAGCTCGGACGATCACCCTGGTGGATCGCGCGCAGGCACATGCTGCCGCACATCATCCCCCAGTTCACCATCGGCCTGATCCTGCTCTTTCCTCACGCCATCCTGCACGCGGCCGGGCTGACCTTCCTCGGCTTCGGACTCTCCCCGCACAACCCGTCCATCGGCATCCTGCTGTCCGAGTCCATGCGCCACATCTCGACCGGCTACTGGTGGCTGGCTATCCTGCCCGGCCTGTCCCTGCTGGTCACGGTCAAGCTCTTCGACGTCCTGGGCAACAGCCTGCGCGTCATAACCGATCCCAAAACCAGCCAGGAGTAACCATGCTGTCGGTAACGAACCTGTCCATCGAATTCACCCGCTACGGCTCGGGCTGGCAACGCCGGACCCTGCATCCGGTGCGCGACATGTCTCTAAACATCAGGGGAGGAGAAATTGTGGCGGTGGTCGGATCAAGTGGTTCGGGGAAAAGCCTGCTGGCACACGCGGTCCTCGGCCTGCTGCCGAAGAACGCCCGGGCCACGGGCGATGTCCTGTTCAAGGGGGACCCCGTGACCCCGCGCACCGTTGCCCGACTGCGCGGCAGGCAGATCGCCCTCATCCCCCAGTCCGTGGCCTACCTGAACCCGCTTTGCCGGGTGGGCAGGCAGGTCTACCGGGCGTCTCGCCTGAGCGGCCAGTGCTGCCGGGACGCGGTCCGAAGCACGGATTCGGCCTTTGACCGCTACAGGTTGGCGGTCGGAGTCAAGTCCATGTATCCGTTCCAGGTGTCCGGCGGCATGGCCCGGCGGGTCCTCACGGCCACAGCCACGGCGGGCGAGGCCGACCTGCTCATCGCCGACGAGCCGACCACGGGGCTGGACCCGGCGGTTGCCCGACAATCCCTGACCCATCTCCGGGAACTGGCCGACGCGGGCAAGGGCATCATGCTCATCACACATGACATCGACGCCGCCGTGGGTATCGCGGACCGGGTGGCCGTCATCTATGCCGGGACCACGGTGGAACTGGCTCCGGCCAGAGCCTTCAACGGCGGGGGAAGGCTCCTTCACCCGTATACCCGCGCGCTCTGGAATGCGCTGCCCCAGCAAAATTTCCAATACGTCGGCGGCAACCAGCCCATGGAGGACCTGATGGTCGAGGGATGCATATACGGCGACCGGTGCGCCGCGAGGACCGAAGATTGCAACCGGCCCCAACCGCTCCGCGCTGTTGGCGGCGGCCACGTGAGGTGCTGCCATGCTTAAGGGAGACCGGCTATTTTTCCGTTACGAATCCACGCCCTGGATCATCGAAAGCCTCGATTTCGCCATCCGGCCGGGAGAGATTGTCGGTCTGCCCGGCCCCAGCGGTCGCGGCAAATCCACCCTAGCCAAACTTCTGGCCGGACACCTTGCGCCGCAGCAGGGAGCGGTCACCTGCGACGGCCAGACCCTGCCTACCCGCCGCTTCTGCCCGGTGCAGCTCATCTTCCAGCACCCGGAGTTGACCATGAACCCGCGCTGGAAGCTCGGCGACAGCCTCAATGAAGGATGGAGACCCGACGGGCGTACCCTGGAAGCCCTGAACATCGAACCAGCGTGGCTTTCACGCTACCCGCACGAGCTGTCCGGTGGAGAACTGCAGCGCCTCGCCCTGGCCAGAATCATGTCCCCGGAGACGCACTATCTCCTGGCAGACGAGATGACCGCCATGCTCGACCCCAACACCCAGGCCCTGGTATGGGACGCGGTCCTCGATTGGGCCGCCCGATATGGCGTAGGCGTCCTAGCCATCAGCCACGACCGCCACCTCCTGAACCGGGTGTCCCACCGCATCGACGACACCTTCGCCCCGGAGGAGTTCCTAGAACCGCAGAAACCCTGCCGGGCAGCGGCCTGACGCGAGAGTCAGGTGCCTTCGCAACACGTTATTCAGGGATACAATTTTAAGAACAAGGATCAGTCGGCGTCCTGAAGCGTCCGCCAGTCCGCCTCGACCATTTCCAAAATGGTTTTGGCTTCCTCGGAGTGAAGCAGCGGCTTGGTGAAGTCCGGGGTTCCGGCCACCTTCTGCATCAGCAGGGCATCCCGATCGAACCACACGGGCAACAGCCCGCCGAAAAAGAAGCCCGCCCTGTGGGCGATACTCGCAGCGACGGAAACCCCGGGAAGCGATAAGGGCAGGATGAGCTGGTACGCATGCATGTCAGGATACTCCCGCTCCGCGTCGGCGAGGCGTTCGGCAAAACCGGCGCCAAGGGATTGGACTTCCATCCTGAGCACCCCCGCATCGCCCACGGGCTGCGCCGAAAGTCCGGTCTCGCCCGAGGCTACGAGCTCTTCCTCGCTGACGGAGTCCGGCAGGAACGCCCGATCCAGGTCCAACCGTCCGTAAATTTCCCGAAGCTGCGCGTCGTATCGCTCAGGGAGATAGAGCTCATCGGGCCGGTTATTCAACAAGACGAAGCCGTCCAAAAGCGAGATGCGGCCGTACCCATTCTCCTCGCCGGGCCTGGCTGGCATGGGTTCCATCTCCAGTGCGCAGTGGTGGCCGTTGATCAGCCGGGCGAGTTTCTGCGTGGTGACGTGGTCGCACACGCTCTGGCCGTAGATGACGTCGAGCCCCAGGTGTTCGGGGGGATTGTTGTGTATCTTGCGGGCCAGCCGCAACCCCACCGACGTGGTCCGGTAGTCCGGGTGGACCATCCAGGACCCGGCCTCCATGATTCGCTTGCCCGGAGCCGAACGAAACAGGGCGTACAGGCCGACGACATCGCCCTTTGGCGTGCGCCCGACGGCCTGGAACAGATCATCACCCGCATTGATGCGGACCAGCGCATCCGGGTCGTAGACGTGGTCCACGGGAAACATCTCGCCGTAGATGGCGTAATAAAGGCGCGCCACGCCAATGGCGTCCTCCGGCTTGAAATCGTCAACCACGAATTTCTGGCCCGGTTCGATGACATAGGCTTCTTTCCGCAGCCGGGCCAGGTTCTGCTCTCTGGTATCGCTCATCTTCATTCTCCATTCATATCACTACCCGGCCTGTAGCCGGGGAAATATCATCGAAAGAGTTCTTTCAGGACCGCGCAGAACTCCTCAAGCACCGGCTCCCGCACCAGGCTGACGCGAATCCAGTCCGGGAAGCGGAAGCCCGTCATGGTGCGCACCAGGAATCCCCGGCGCAGCAGCTTCCGCTGCAGCAGGGTGTCGGAGATGGGGGTGCGGATCATGGCATAGTTTCCCTCGCCGATGACGTGCTCAAACCCAAGAGAGTCACAGGCCTCGCGGATCAGCTCGCGGCCCCGGCGCACCATGGCCAGTGTCTCAGGGATGAACTGAGACCGGTCCAGCACGGCGGCCCGCGCGGCCATCTGGGCCGGGGTATTCACCGAATAGGCCACGTGCGCGCGGCTGATGATATCCGTGACCTCTTCACCCGCGCAGAGGTAGCCCACCCGAAGCGCGGCCAGGGCGTACATCTTCGAGAAGGTCCTGAAGACCACCAGGTTGGGGTACTCGTCCAGCAGGCGGATGCAGTCCGGGTAATCGGGCTGCTCCACGTATTCGAAATAGGCCTCGTCCGCCACCACGATGCACCGCCCGTCCACCGCGTCGAGGAAACGGCGCATGGTGGCCTCGTCCCAGTAGGTGCCGGTGGGGTTGTTGGGGTTGCAGACGAAGATGAGCTTGGTCCGGTCGTCCACGGCGGCCAGCATGCCGTCAGGATCGAAACGGAAGTCCCGGTCAAGGGGGATCAGGCGCGGTTCGATGCCGGAGAACTCCGCCACCCACTCGTATACCGCGAAGGTCTTGTCGGCGGTGACGATGTTGTCTCCCGGCTCGCAGAACGCCTTGACCACGCTGGAGATCAGCTCGCAAGAGCCGTTGCCCACCAGGAAGCGCGACCGGTCCGGCCCGAGGACCGAGGACAGGGCCTCGCGCAGGTCCTGGCTGTCGCCGTGGGGATAGATGGGCACGATCCCCGCCTCGATCCCATCCAGCAGCTCGCGCACGGCGGGCGAAGGGCCGAGCGTGTTCTCGTTGTTGTTGAGCCGATGGAGATGGTCCAGGCCGTTCAACCGCATCAGCACGCTGTCAGGCGGGCTTGGCCGGTAAGGGTCGAAGAGCCGGATGTGCTCCGGAATGAGATTATCGAGCTTCAGGGACATGGCGGAAGATCAGGGTATCGGACTGCCCGCCGTGGGGCAGCATGAGTTCGGGGCGAAAGCCGCATTGTTTCAGGTGACCGCCCAGGGCGGCATGCCATCCCTTGGCCAGGTCGATCTCGAAGAAAATGTTCCTGTAGCCCGAAGACGAGAGACAGGCCACGTGCCGGGCGAGGTTGTCGCCGATGTCCGCGCCGTTGAGCTCCGGATGCAAAAGGGCCTCGCTCATGCCGGGGGTAAGATGCGCACCGATCACAGAGGCGTCCGGGATGGCCTCGCCGAAGTCCTTGACCGGACGCAGGTCGCGCATCATCTCGAGGGTGTCGTAGCGGTCGCGAAGAAAATCCGCGAAATCATCGTGCACCCAGGCCGTCGCGCCAAAATCCTCCTGCAGCACCCGCCCCCAGACAGGGAGTATGGCCGGTTCCTCGGAGTCCCCGAGCAGATACGGCAGCTCGGCCAGCAGCTCGAACCCGTGTTCGGCCAGCGGCCCGGTTGCCAGATTGCTCAGGACGGTTTTGATCCGGGTCCGGCCCACGGTCTGCAACAGGGCGGTGACCAGATCCCTGGCGACGGAGCCGTCCTCGGAGAAGTCATACGGTCCGAAAAAGGCGGCACTCCGGTCGGAGCGCATTTCCCAGAAGATAATCCCGCACAGGCGGCTGCCCGCGTCGCGAGCCTCGATGGCGAACAACTTCCCGGCACGGATCAGATCAGCCGTCCGGCCCGGGTTTGCGCACCACTCGGGCGTCAGGTGCGCCGGATAGAGCTCGGCCATGGCGCTGCATGCCTCGAACAGCACGCCCGCGTCTTCCGCCGCGGAGAGGACCGGCTGTCCCTGAACCTTGACCCGTTCCGCCGGAAACAGCTCGGGCTCGGGATAGGCCTTGTCCACCCGCAGGACGATCTCCATGCGTCGTCCCTCCAGCCCCACCTTGAACCCGTCGGTCATCCGCGAGGCCAGCAGCAGGGGCAGGCAGGTCAGGTCGCACGCATCGCCCCCCGCGTCATGGACGTAGGCCAGGTTCATGGCCGACAGGTCGACGCCGGCCGAGGAGAAGGAAAACCCGATCTCGACGCCGGTGGCCACGGGACAAATGGCCGTCTCGATATCACCGGCCTCGGTGGAGGCCAGGAACAGGAGCAGCTCTTCGGAGCAATGGACCAGGCGCAGGGTCTTGGCCGGACCCAGGCCGAAGACGGTGCCCGCCTGCTTGGCCGCGGCCTGCACAAGCGGGGCCCAGGCGGCCTCGGCCGGAAGATGAAGACGAATGCACGGCTCGGTGGTTTTCACAAAAATCCTCGCTGACGAAATTGACGAAATCGCGGCGTCCTCGACGAACGCCTTTACAAAAAGCCTCCCGGAACGGTAATCGCAGTGGCGGCGTCATCCCGCACCCTGATAACCGAAAGCTTTCAACGGCTTAAAGCGAGCGTCGCAATCATGCCTCTTATCCCCAGAAATGACAACTCGTTACTGACTCCCGAGTTCTGTCTCCTCATGGGCGTCACCTTCCTGGCCTTCTGCAACATCTCTCTGTTCTACGGGCTGAACGACTATCTGGAGGCACGCCACATCCCCTCGTTCTGGCGCGGCGTACTGCTCGGGCTCGAGCCCTGCACGGCCCTCCTGGTCAGGCCGCTCATCAGCCCCTTTCTCTCCGTGCGCAACTGCCTGCACGTGGTTGCAGCCTCGCTGCTGATTCTCATGACCGCCCTGCTTTCCTATTCCGCCGCCGACACGCTCTTGGCGCTGGCGGGGGTCAGGGTCATCCACGGCCTGGGCTTCGTGCTGCTCGTGTCCGCGGTGGCCGTGCTGCTGGTTGCCTTCCTTCCGCCGAACCGGGTCGGCCAGGGGTTCGGGATCTTTGCCATAGCGTCCTTACTGCCCTATGCCGTGCTGCCTCCGGTGGTCGAACGGCTCCTGCTCCTGGTGGGCAGCGAACCCAGAGTCTACGCCCTCTTCGCCCCGGCACTGATTCCCGCCCTGCTCGTGCTCCCGTACCTCCATCGCCGCCTCCGGCGCATGGACCTCGACGGAGCCGCAGCACACCGCCGCCCCACCTTCGCAGACATCACAGCGGACCTCCGCTCGCCGGGAATCGGACGGCTGCTGGCCGCCAACGGCCTGCTCTTCACTGCAACCACCGTGGTATTCTTCTTCATGAAAGACCGGCTGATGGCGCTCGGGATGCACAACGTGGGCCTATTTTTCAGTATCTCCACGGCGGCCACCATAGCAGTACGCGTCTTCTGCGGCAGGCTGATGGACAGCGTGAACAGGGCCATCATGCTGGCCGTGACGCTCACCGCCCTGGCAGGGGTTATGGTGCTCTTCAGCGTAACCGGGACTGTCGGCCCGCTCTACGCGCTGGCCGGACTTTACGGACTCTGCATCGGCTTTGCCATGCCCCAGCTCAATGCGGCCATGTTCGTCATATCGCCTGCGCACCTTCGCGGGCTCAACACCAACCTGATGTTGTTCACCATGGACGCGGGGTATGTCTTCGGACCGTTGCTGGCGGGCGGACTGCTCAACGCCGGGGTGCCGTCCGCGAGCCTCTTCGCCTGTTTCGCGGTGGGTCCGCTGCTCGGCGCATTGCTGACGTTGAGGCTGGCCGGGCTTATGCGCCGGCACGCTCCCGATAGGACCCGCGCAGACGGTTAAGAATCTCCCTGGCCCGGTCCGAATAGAGCTGCGACCGCTCCCACTCCGGTTCGGCGATCAGCTTCTGGAGCAAGACCCCGTCGTCGTCGAACCAGCGCGGGATGAAGCCCGCAGGGAAACAACCGCGCTCTAGCAGGATTGCCGCAGCCACACCGCACTCCGGGACACCCAGATTCAGAAACCACTGCACGTTGACGCATCCCTTTCGGGCGGCGTCCTCCTCTCTTGCCCGCACATACTCCATGAAATCAGTGCCCGGACGCGTAACGTGCACCCGCAGCACGCCCGCAAAGTCGAAGAACTCCACCACCGCCTCGGTGGCCGCTTCCGTCAACCCGCCTTCGGCCGCAATCGCCGTGCGACTCGGCTCATACCCGTCCATGAAAAACGCGAGCGCGTCCTCCAGCCCAGGCGGGACATGCACGATGCGTCCGGGAGCCCCGGTATCCCTGCTCTGGTAGAGGCAGGACACACGGCCCTCGCCCTTGTCCGGCAACAGGTCCAATTCCATGCCCGTCTCCATGAAACCGTACAGGGAACTCAGATGCTGCGTGGCGATGGTGTCGCATACGGCCTCGCCATAAATGGCAGCCACCTCCGGCGCCGTGGCCGGTCCCTCGATAAGCTCCTTGAACAGGAAGAACAGCATGAAGGAGCTTCTGTAGTGGGGATGGGTCATGCCCAGACCGCACTCCAGCAACCCCTTAAACGGAGGCGACGAACGATACAGGGCGATGTGCCCCGCAATGGAGCCGTCCTCAAGACGGGCCACCATGGAGCGGACGTTGCCGCTCTCCTGCTCCACGCGGATTGCGTCGGGGATGTAGTAGGCATCAATGGGGTAGGCGTCGTCGTACACAGTCAGGAACAACCGGGCCAGCCCTTCCGCGTGTTCGGGCTGAAAGGGCACCACCTCGAAAGGAAGGTCCGGCAGGACCGGGTCCGGGATGGCGCGCAACGCCTCAATGGCCTGCCTCCTGGCGGACATGCTACTGCACCTTCGAGTTGATGAAACAGACGATGTCATTGACGGTCCGCAGGGTAATGGCGTCGGCGATGGTCAATTCGATAGAGAACTCGCGCTGCAGGGCCACGGCCAGGGAAGTCAGGGCGAGAGAGTCCACTCCCTGGGTCAGCAGGGGCTGGTCCGGGTCTATCCCCTGCAATGTTTCAGGGGTGACAACGGTGGAAAAGAGCTCGAGAACGTCAGCGGTGGTTACAGACATGATGGGGTTCCTCTATTTGGGTATGACTAAAAGGGATGAACTGGCCGTCGTGGGAAAAGGTTGCGCTTAGCGTAAGGCAAAACGCTGAATCTTTCCAAGCGGGGTCATGGGCATGTCCTCACGAAACGATATTTCACTGGGAACCATGAACTCGGGCAAGCGATCTGCCGCGTATTGCCGCAGCTCATTCATCAAATCCCGGTCCGCCTCGAAGCCGCTCGCGGGCACAACATGGGCGCGGACCAGGGAGAACGCCCCCACGGCACCTCCGGTGACGGCACACTGTGCCACGGCGGGATGTTCCAGCAGGACATTTTCCACCCGCACGGGCGACACCCACTGGCCGCCCGCCTTGAACATGTCGTCCTTGCGCCCCAGTACGGTCACCACACCGCTCACGATCCGGGCCAGATCGCCGGATAGCATCCACCCGTCGGCGGTGAACAACGCCTCCGTCTTTTCGGGCATGTTCAGGTATCCCCTGGTCAAGGACGGGCCCTTGAGCGCAAGCTCACCCTCGGTTCCGTCCGGGACGGGCCGGTGCTCTTCGTCCAGGACCGCCGCCTCATACGGAGGCAGTACCCGCCCCACCGTGCCGGGGGTGAAATCCGGCGGCCGGGTGCTGATGTTGATGGTCATTGATTCGCTGGAACCGTAAGCCTGCCAGATGTCGATGCCCATCTGGGTCTTCCAGGCGGCTTGAATGGCCTCCGGCAGCCCTTCTCCCGCAGCCATGCACAAACGCAGATTGGCGAACGGAGTGGCATCGGCAACGCTCATGAGCAGCATGGTGTAAAAGGTGGGGGACGAGGTGAAAACCGTGATCCCGTGCTCTGCAATCACCTTCAGGATGCCGGACGGATCGGGCTTCTCTCCATACAGAAACGTCGCCGCACCGACCCAGAGCGGGAGACTCAGCGAGGACATGAGGCCATAGGCGTGAAACAGCTTGGCCGTGCTCAGGATAACATTGTCCGGCCCAAGCTCGGTGCAGGCTGTGCCGGATTCGGCCACGACACGAAAATCGGAGTGGGTATGGGGAATGCCCTTGGGGCGGCCCGTGGTGCCAGAAGTATAAAAGATTACGGCCTCTTCGTCCCCGGCCACGGGATGGGGAGCGAAGTCGTCCGGCAGTCCTTCGGTGAATCGTAAAAGGGCCTGATCATCCAGGGCAATCGCCTCTCGCCCTACGGCTGACGCCGCGTCAAGGGCGGGATGCCCCGGATTGGCAAAAACGAGTTGAGCGCCGCAGTCCTCCAGGTAAGCCTCGTAATCCGACTGCATCACTCGGTTGTTCACGACCGCCGCGCTCACGCCCGCCAGGAGGCCGCC encodes the following:
- a CDS encoding MFS transporter — translated: MPLIPRNDNSLLTPEFCLLMGVTFLAFCNISLFYGLNDYLEARHIPSFWRGVLLGLEPCTALLVRPLISPFLSVRNCLHVVAASLLILMTALLSYSAADTLLALAGVRVIHGLGFVLLVSAVAVLLVAFLPPNRVGQGFGIFAIASLLPYAVLPPVVERLLLLVGSEPRVYALFAPALIPALLVLPYLHRRLRRMDLDGAAAHRRPTFADITADLRSPGIGRLLAANGLLFTATTVVFFFMKDRLMALGMHNVGLFFSISTAATIAVRVFCGRLMDSVNRAIMLAVTLTALAGVMVLFSVTGTVGPLYALAGLYGLCIGFAMPQLNAAMFVISPAHLRGLNTNLMLFTMDAGYVFGPLLAGGLLNAGVPSASLFACFAVGPLLGALLTLRLAGLMRRHAPDRTRADG
- a CDS encoding acyl carrier protein, which produces MSVTTADVLELFSTVVTPETLQGIDPDQPLLTQGVDSLALTSLAVALQREFSIELTIADAITLRTVNDIVCFINSKVQ
- a CDS encoding class I adenylate-forming enzyme family protein; its protein translation is MNAQPEYNFAAELLLDRGARWADRTALICDGGKVTYAELAAMAKRMAQALRNKGAQPGSRILIAMPDSLSSMVVFLGGLLAGVSAAVVNNRVMQSDYEAYLEDCGAQLVFANPGHPALDAASAVGREAIALDDQALLRFTEGLPDDFAPHPVAGDEEAVIFYTSGTTGRPKGIPHTHSDFRVVAESGTACTELGPDNVILSTAKLFHAYGLMSSLSLPLWVGAATFLYGEKPDPSGILKVIAEHGITVFTSSPTFYTMLLMSVADATPFANLRLCMAAGEGLPEAIQAAWKTQMGIDIWQAYGSSESMTINISTRPPDFTPGTVGRVLPPYEAAVLDEEHRPVPDGTEGELALKGPSLTRGYLNMPEKTEALFTADGWMLSGDLARIVSGVVTVLGRKDDMFKAGGQWVSPVRVENVLLEHPAVAQCAVTGGAVGAFSLVRAHVVPASGFEADRDLMNELRQYAADRLPEFMVPSEISFREDMPMTPLGKIQRFALR